The Solanum pennellii chromosome 11, SPENNV200 sequence tttaaatcaaaagttgATAACTTATTTTTGAAGTTAATTTCGATCATATAAGTCaatgttataaaattaaatttaaatatttacttttattatttagataaacATGTATATACGAAAGtactaaatcaaataaaaaggtTAAAGATAGAGAGAATATAGGagaataaaattcaataatcCAATAAATTTTGTCTGCCACATTATAATCGTGTCTCACCCCTAATAAAATTATTGGTATTAAActtattaaaattgaaaataatcagatatgaatataaataaataatgtctAATGCTTAGGACtaaatataagatataaaatataaaaaatttgaatatcCAAAAATTCGATAAATCAACCCAATATCCAATTTGAAATccaataaaaagaattttaaaaaaatcagaatCAATTAATCTAAacctaaaaatccaaaaaaataaataataaaattgatagaTTTTAGGTCTGACCAAACTATGCAGATTATATCATTTATtactaaaaaaagaataaatatatatatatatatataNNNNNNNNNNNNNNNNNNNNNNNNNNNNNNNNNNNNNNNNNNNNNNNNNNNNNNNNNNNNNNNNNNNNNNNNNNNNNNNNNNNNNNNNNNNNNNNNNNNNNNNNNNNNNNNNNNNNNNNNNNNNNNNNNNNNNNNNNNNNNNNNNNNNNNNNNNNNNNNNNNNNNNNNNNNNNNNNNNNNNNNNNNNNNNNNNNNNNNNNNNNNNNNNNNNNNNNNNNNNNNNNNNNNNNNNNNNNNNNNNNNNNNNNNNNNNNNNNNNNNNNNNNNNNNNNNNNNNNNNNNNNNNNNNNNNNNNNNNNNNNNNNNNNNNNNNNNNNNNNNNNNNNNNNNNNNNNNNNNNNNNNNNNNNNNNNNNNNNNNNNNNNNNNNNNNNNNNNNNNNNNNNNNNNNNNNNNNNNNNNNNNNNNNNNNNNNNNNNNNNNNNNNNNNNNNNNNNNNNNNNNNNNNNNNNNNNNNNNNNNNNNNNNNNNNNNNNNNNNNNNNNNNNNNNNNNNNNNNNNNNNNNNNNNNNNNNNNNNNNNNNNNNNNNNNNNNNNNNNNNNNNNNNNNNNNNNNNNNNNNNNNNNNNNNNNNNNNNNNNNNNNNNNNNNNNNNNNNNNNNNNNNNNNNNNNNNNNNNNNNNNNNNNNNNNNNNNNNNNNNNNNNNNNNNNNNNNNNNNNNTCGTCcgatattgtttgtcatgtttttatttttagagtcaaactataaaatctttgactaacattttaagatgtattttttcatcatattaatatgcaaaaaattacaatatatagtacttttcatatagttttaaaatatttaatttttttatttaaaatattgaattaatatgatccaatttacttttaaaaattagttaaattaacttttaataaGTGTAACATGATAAATAATTCTGAACGGAGGAAGTAATAAGCATGGGTTCTTGTGCTTCTAgaatccataaaaaaaaaattaaacaaaatcgACTCCATAAAAGCAAGAAATATGGACAGCTGTATTTaattaacaaaacaacaaaaatattcattttccaCCCATACAAATATTACATTAttcccccaaaaaaaaatgtgaatttgtttgttttgtaCTCAAGATCACAATTTAAATtgtgtttaaaaataaatttatgttccCCAAAAGTATCGCAAATGataattgtattatattgttagtttaagtattttattatatttattttaattgttatttaaatatttttctatcaaaaattttatttagtgtgattatgtcattatttttttaattaaaagatcgAATTGGGTCGATTTATCAAGGAAATGTAAACTCTTTAAGAAAACCAATTAGCCAAAATATCTATACttaatattttctcttatttaatAATTGTACTTTATTCTTTATCCTACTTTATGCTTTACCTTTTTTAATAcgtttatcttttaaaattagtGATGTGTGACATTATATAACATGTAGAATGATACAgtttgtttaaatatatttttattaaacaatataatataaaatatcataaaataatacgtaacaattatttaaataaagtgTCATTGAGAAAATTACACACCCCTAAATTTGATCTGCATaacatatttatttcaaatatggaACACATTTTTTTcgatatgatattttatatgtttctaTAACGAAGGTAGTTAATATAGAGTGATTATATACACAATGAGCTgactaaaagaaaatttcacaaTGCTAATttctaattaataatattaatttaatgctATTTAGAAGAGGGATTTCGTcaatatacattttattttgtttgccATTTAGCCAAggatataatattttcttatgtttttgtgTTTTACCTAGTTTACTATAATGTACAATAATTAGCCACTTTAATATCTAAAAACCTTATAAAAAATTAGTTGATTAccaatttttcatttatatcacATATATTGAGGGTTGAGACAAATAGATtaatacatgaaaaaattataataaatcacaataattagtagttttaaatatctaaaaaagtcatataaatttattaaagtgACTCTCAAAATTTATCGGTGCTACATAAATTAGGACAAAAAGagcaatatatataatattaaaattatataaaaagctttataacttataataattaataatttaaaatattttaaaaaaaatataaaaaattgattgactcaaaattttattcgtatcacataaattaaaaataaaaaataacatatattgaaCCCGTACTAACACGTGCtctatattaatgtatataGATATGAATATGAAGGTTTTAATGGAACCCCTTCAATAACCTACAACGTAATTTCTGTCACATTCTCTGTCCTTCGAATGAACACTTTGAAAAATGATCAATCTCGAGTCATCCACATCAATAATCACCTTCCAAACCAACTGAATCATCTCGAACCGATAAATGAGATCTTTTTGAGGACCTAAAAGGAATAGGAGTTAAAAGCcattaaatatttgtgcaaAGAATTTGACCAACTGCCTAACTCATAACTATCTACCACCCTTGTCTTAATAGCCCCCCCTACCCCACCCTACTCCCTCCAATTTGTTGGCAATTCAATGTACAACAGAAGAAGGAAATAGTAGTAAAACAAGACAAGTTTGTATTTTTCACAAAGTCTTTAACTTTGTATACACACCATATATATTAGCTACTGATTACCAAACAGAGAAAGAGAACCAACAACTCTCCATCACGTTTCCTTTGTGGGGTAGGTACCCTTTGTCCTTCTCTTTCTCTACTTCTGTGTTTTTAAGAAAAACCCCATAACCAGAAGAGGAAAGATTAGCTGAGAAAACCCCagaaaaatttgagtttttttattcttgtttgACCCTTTTCTTGATTTCAGGTGAGTTTTTGTCTTTTTTCCTGCTGAACCCATCTTTGTTTTTTTGTGGAAAAGAATTAAAGACTGGAAATTGgttgttttgttgttttggGTAGTTGGAATTTGAGATTGAGCTGAGTTTTTAGaagaatatgtgttaaagtttgaatctttgttaattttcttgGGTTATGAGTTTGTTTTCTGGAAAGATTTTGTTCATATTGGAAGaaagttgtgatcttgatgtctTATGGGAAGGATTGAGTAGGAAAAATTGtttctttgaagaaaattgtgatCTAAATTCATGTTAAACCCATGAATTTTTGTTGATCTGATTCTTGATGAATTTAtgtcttgtttttcttttttcaggTTCCTGTAGTTTCCTCCCCTTCAACAATGTCAAGCTTGGAAGAGCCTCTTAACCTCGAAAGGTTGCCAAGTTTGAGCAACATTGATTGGGTAGAGAGGTTCTCATCTGGTGCCTGCAGGCCTGCAGGAGAAGATATGGCAATGGGAGACTCCTGGTCTGATGGGAGAAATTGCAGCTCTTCCAACAGCTGTGTGTAAGTACTTAAACTTTTACTCTTACAGCTAAAATATATCATGATTGCAGTGGTGCTTTCCAATATTTCTCTATGCACAACTTAGTGACAAATAGTGATGCTCCCATTTTCTTGTACTGTTTTTGTGTTTGCACTGGTTTAAAGGTTTCCTTTACTAGTTACTTTGCGGTCCTTTTTTTTACCAAGGTATTCATCTTGCATAATcttaatatatttgaacttcAAGGTTCCTGCTGATTCCACTGGTTTGTTGTTCAGTAAAAAAGGTTCAGATAGCTGATACGTGTTGTCACTAGTTAGCATAAAGTAAATACTAAAAAGTTAGCTATCTCCTTGATGATtgcacaacaacaacaacatacccagtgtaatcccacaaatggggtctggggagggtagtGTGTTTGCGAAAACAACTCTGAATCtgtttttattactattataatgGTTACTGTTGTTATTTGGATTATTAATTGTGTAATGTCTGTCAAGGTCTTGAGGAATGTTTTAGACAGAGCTGTTACAATTAGTAGCTAGAATGTTATCTTCTTCGTGACAAAGGAGGACCATAACTGGTAAAAATATTCCCCTCTTTCTAGTCTTGAAGACACTGTTATCTGAATTATTAGCAAGTTTCTTGACACTTGGCATCTCAATGTAGATactgaaaaatttaaattttttactttagaATTGCTTGAGTATAAGATGCATGACTATCATAATATATTTGTCTTCAGTGAAGATAATGACGAATATGGGAGAGAGAACTTTAAATGGAGAAGGCATGGATCACGCAACGTCATTTCAAGTCGAAGATCAAAGAATCTTAGCAAGAATTATATAGTATGTGGAACTGTGTCTCGTTCACAGTGTTCGACAGATCGTCAACCTAAATCTTACAGCAACCACAGAAGCACAGTGAGAAAAACGTTCAAGGTAATTCTTTGAAGTCCTTTTTGCCCCTCTTCTTTCAATGTCTTTGTTTCTTGCACAGATTCATGTATCCTCCTTCTTAAACATTTTAATTCTGACTGGTTGTTACTTTGACTGGTAGCAGTTGTTCAATGGCATGCCAAATCATGTGAAGATAGTGGAAGTTGGTGCAAGGGATGGATtacaaaatgagaagaaaactGTTCCTACATCAGTGAAGGTTGAATTAATTCAAAAACTTGTCTCTTGTGGGCTACCTGTCGTTGAAGTGACGGGTTTTGTTTCTCCAAAATGGGTGCCTCAGGTACTTCttcctctatttatatataagGAAACTTCTGTGCATACGGTTCCGGTGGTACACTTCAATCACAAAATTTGTGTGTGATGTTTAAGCTTGCTTTTGAGTCTATGATTTATAGTGTATAGTGATCAGAAAATCCAATAGCTTTGTTTTGTGCATTGGCTCTTTGAAACTTGTCCTTTCTTTCTGATTCTACTGTTTATCTTTTTGTAGCTGTCGGATGCCAAGGATGTAATGGAAGCAGTTAAGGATCTGGAAGGTGCCAGATTGCCTGTACTGACACCTAATATGAAAGTATGTGGTACTTGTTGGGAAACCTTTCTTGCTCTTGAGAAACTACAACTTTCTTCCTCTATGATTATATTGGTGTTATTTGAATTTCTGTTAGGGCTTTGAAGCAGCTGTTGCAGCTGGGGCGAAAGAAGTAGCAGTCTTTGCATCAGCTTCAGAGTCTTTCTCAAAGTCAAACATTAATTGCAGCATTGAGGAGAGCCTTGTCCGATATCGAGCTGTTACATCTGCTGCCAAAAAGCTGGCAATACCAATTCGCGGGTAATGAAAGATCTGATACTCGAGCACGCGCCTGAATTAGTTCCATTTTTCCTTCAGTACTGAAGTAGGTTCTGCAAATTGGTCATGCATTTTGTGTTGgcatatttttatattgaagGAATTGCGCTTTGTTTTCTGTTATCACTGTGACTTTGAATCATTGTCCTTCTGGCAATTATTTTGAAGCGAGTCATCTAATTGGACTCAGTTCTCTAAATTTGATTTGCTTAGTCAAATAATGACATAATGAGGACTTCAATATTTCTCTAGGCGAAAAAAAGATTAGAAATCTTAGTTTAGTTGCTTCAGCTTGGATGTTGTAGCTTGTAACATTTGTCTTACCATCATACTTGGTACAAAGTTAAATTTGATCTTTCAATGCTCGGCAGATATGTATCCTGCGCTATTGGATGCCCAGTCGAAGGAGCGATTTCACCTTCAAAAGTGGCATATGTAGCAAAGGAACTTCATGACATGGGATGTTTTGAAATTTCCCTTGGAGACACAATAGGAATCGCTACTCCAGGTAAAATTTAAATCATGCATTGCATTACAATTGAAAAATGCCTTAGTTCTTTCATTATGATTCAACTGATATGCTATTTATGTTGCGGAAATATTTCTCCGTTTAGGGTCCAAAGCTAAAGTATTGCTAAAAAAAATGGATTTTCCCAGTTTGACCAAGCATTTTGTGCTAAAAAAACAACTTAGAGTTGCACTATAGCTTCAAATTTTACTTGCAATTGGAGGGTTGATTAGAGACGATAaacaaaatttctaaaaattaaatttgtgaagtGACTTGACGTCTGTTCcatgttattttcttttctttccagGAACTGTTGTTCCTATGCTTGAAGCTGTGATGGCTGTGGTTCCTGTTGAAAAACTTGCTGTGCATTTTCATGATACCTATGGACAGtctctttcaaatattttggtTTCCCTCCAAGTAAGTTCTTCTATCGGAAATCTAGTTGAAGACATATGCAAAATTTTCATGCTAGCTTTCTATATATCTGAATCTAAATATACAAGTAATTGCATGTCATATTACTTAAGCATTTGAAATTTTAAGCTGCAGAACACTAGTTAGAAGTCAGATTTTCtggtttttatttataaaacaatCATGAAGAGTATAGATTTCTAGAATTGGGAAACTAGTAAATGTTGGTGTATAAATTGTTAAAAAGAGATTATAATCCCTCCGGTTTGTCATGATTACGAGTACTGTCTTTAGTTAAGAAAGTAGGGCTAAGCGCCGCATAATTTCAATGTGCATTCAGCATTCCCAATGACCTTTCATACTggttttgtttttattcatACGGATGGGAAATACAAAGTTGGAAGGCCTCTAGTGAAGCCTAACCTCTCCAACCGAAATAAGAGTGGCACAAGCTCCACAAGTCTGCACAATGCTAGGACCTATGGGGCAGACTTTTCTGACAACTGGATGAAGAAATAGTCCTTTTTTCTTTCATAGACTTCTGTTTGTCAGTCCAAAATTTTCGTTCTTATCTTTACCGAATACTGCCAATGACCATGAAATCTAACATTTACATCACATCCATATTTCACTTTTTCTCACTGCATTTGAATTATGTACATAGAGTGCTAGTCAATAAATTTCCGATTGGAATAATAGCCATGCTCAACAAAAGTACGAAATGGTAGTTATTGTCAGTGGCAGAGCCAAGAATTCTTACTAGGAAGCTACAAAATGATGCATGAACACCACTCCTGGGACTCAAAATCTGTGACTAGTAGAATTTTGAACCACACCACTACACAAAAGCTTCTCTTATTTCGAggattaaattttttcaatatatacaCAATTGTCTTACGCTAGTTTCAACAAAGGGGATTATACCGGAATTAAACCAGTGGTTATTGTAATGGAGTTGCTGTTTTTAAGTGCATAACTGTTTGTTGTATTGTCCACAGATGGGTATTAGCACAGTTGACTCCTCAGTTGCTGGTCTAGGAGGCTGTCCATATGCCAAAGGAGCTTCTGGCAATGTTGCAACAGAAGATGTTGTCTACATGCTCAATGGTCTAGGCATTAAAACCAATGTCGATCTACAGAAACTCCTGCTAGCCGGGGAGTTCATCAGCAAGCATTTGGACCGCCCATCCGGATCCAAAGCAGCCATTGCTTTGAGTGGAGTAACAGCAGATGCATCCAAGATGTAGGAAGGTAAACCACTCCCAGATGTGATCCAATGGTCTCATCAAGAAGTGCAAAAACCAGAATATAGAGTAGAAGAGATGCCACTTCTATAGTGTATACTTATCAAAATATGACCAAAAATAATCCATTTGTGACTGTCTGTGACAATGAACATGCCATTATTTAGACAACATCAAGCTGCTCATTGCAGCATATATCTAATACAAAGTGATTATTGATTTATGCTTTCCCTTATTCTCCTTCTTTATGTTTGCTCAACTTATGTTGGAATTGTTCCTTCCTATTGTCattgttcttttttgtttaataCGCCCTccgtccacttttatttgtcatgttgcactttttgaaagtcaatttgactaattttcaaagttaaatttgattatattaattcgatgttttaaacaaaaaaatagatattcaaaaattatacaaaaattactaaaattataattttttgcatattaaaaAGAATACGCCGTAAAATGTTTGTCAAAattttatagtttgattttttaaaaaaatcatgacaattTAAAGTGGACGGAGAAAGTAATATCAACTATTGTGAGAGAGGAAAAGTCTCATTTATTACTTAATAGAGCTTTTTCATCCttatattgaattgtcttttattgaCAACCTCGGAAAAAAACGACCTTTCGAGATTGATAAAATCTTGGTcagaataaaaaatatgaagtgaTCAATGCTAGGACATGTTCCTAAACGAATTTTATGGATCTGggcatatatattatatatcgaCCTTTTGAGGTCAGAAATTACCAACCTCATGAGATTAgtgtattattatttatgtaattaatattaataaaatactaaCCTCCTAGGGttgattttttggaaaaaaagagtaaaacatACCAAACTCATGAggtagatattttttttaaaaaagaaatatttatcaaaattgacCTCTTgaggttagttttttttttttttaaattatgaaattgtCCTCCTAAGAtcgatttaattaattttataaaaaattttttgCAAAAGGATAATCTCAAGAGGTCAATTTTTGGTATAAAAATTGGCATACAATTTgataaatacaatatattttcaGCTATTTCAATTTAGAccgaaaaataattttagacaAACATTCGCATCGTGTAACACCACAAACTATGAAGAAAGAATCGGATAAAATCATTGAACATTATCAGAAAACTGTCTATGATAAAGAAGAGCATGTTTCACTTCCAGTATTTGGTTGATGCGGAAGATAATATGTTGGATATATTCTTTGATAAAGTGGCTAGATATGACGGTCTTTCATTTAGGCAACAAAGAAGTGGAAGCAATAAAAGCAAAAGGAGGACACATGGTAGGCAACATACCATGCGAATGGCAAGCGGAATCATATTACAGTGCAACCAATATCAACAAGATTCAATAAATCCAAGAGGAAGTGCGAAACTATCAAGTGTTATTGGACATGTATGCAGAAGAAGACAAGCGGAAAATACTCCAGGTTATTTTAGACAGACAAACTATCTTTTTagtttatacatatatacaagtaaGTCTGATATTGATAACTCAACCTTCTTTTTGACATTTATATTCGTATATCATTTAAGCACCCACATTTGCAATATCATCATAGAGTTCATAATAAACTCTGTGATAATTATAGAGTACTTAGTTTTTTctaccttttattttcttcattcttattAATTGGTAGAAGTTTGTCACCTCATTAGAATTTGTAAGATAAAGTCTGCCTCTCCTAGCTTGTAACATATTAACgctaaagattttattttattattaataaaaattaaagatcatTATACAGAAGTCTCTATCTAATAGTATAAATTCGTCCAAAAAAAGACttgtttttacttatttaagaaaagaaaattattttttatatttaataattttttaaaattacattattatatatgacatacttaaaaatatataacattttcgcacattcaaatttaaaatataattttatattttttcaaaattttttggtcaatcaaaaactaaaacacataaaataagattatgctaagtataaaaaaaatgaaaatacttAAAAGATTAAAATCGAAGGA is a genomic window containing:
- the LOC107005048 gene encoding hydroxymethylglutaryl-CoA lyase, mitochondrial yields the protein MSSLEEPLNLERLPSLSNIDWVERFSSGACRPAGEDMAMGDSWSDGRNCSSSNSCVEDNDEYGRENFKWRRHGSRNVISSRRSKNLSKNYIVCGTVSRSQCSTDRQPKSYSNHRSTVRKTFKLFNGMPNHVKIVEVGARDGLQNEKKTVPTSVKVELIQKLVSCGLPVVEVTGFVSPKWVPQLSDAKDVMEAVKDLEGARLPVLTPNMKGFEAAVAAGAKEVAVFASASESFSKSNINCSIEESLVRYRAVTSAAKKLAIPIRGYVSCAIGCPVEGAISPSKVAYVAKELHDMGCFEISLGDTIGIATPGTVVPMLEAVMAVVPVEKLAVHFHDTYGQSLSNILVSLQMGISTVDSSVAGLGGCPYAKGASGNVATEDVVYMLNGLGIKTNVDLQKLLLAGEFISKHLDRPSGSKAAIALSGVTADASKM